In Lolium rigidum isolate FL_2022 chromosome 7, APGP_CSIRO_Lrig_0.1, whole genome shotgun sequence, the DNA window CCTGGATGGTCAAGCTGAAAAGGTAAAGGAACAGTTTGTCTGGATCAAGGCTGGCCTGGATTTGCCATTGCTCATGAGGTCAAGATCGGCTACTTCATGATCTTCAAGGTGTTTAGGGGCGACATTTTTaaagtcaccatcttcgactacaaCATGATGAAGGTCGTGATGAGGTACCCACAACATGATCCGTCCCTTGCAATGATCGATGAGTCCCTGGTTGTCGTCTGTCTGTCGCCCTAAACTATGTTTACTTTATTATCTGTTTGTCGTCGTCCTAAACTATTTACTTTTCTGTTGAACTGTGTCTTGAACTAAGTTTGATCGTATGTGTGTGGTCCTGAATTATATGTTCAATCGTATGTTTGCTAGTAGCTTATGATGTTGTCTCATAGTTATGCACAAAAAGGTTGATAACTTCACCGACTGGGAAAAAGTTATCACACCCGCAGTTcataagaaggagaaaacctagcacCAACCACACCCTACAAGATCGGATCGGATGAAGTAGAGCTGGGTCAGCCGCCACgtaggaagaaaaaaaaacagaaacggCGTCAGTGTCTCCCCCTTGGCTTGATCCGACTACATTCCAATCAACCATCTAGAACTTGAAGGAAGTCGACATCTCAAATGAAACTACATATCAACCACGGTAAAAAAAAACAGTCTAGATCAACCAGTGGACAAAACCTTGACGATAATTCGAGCTTCCGTGTGGGACGAGCGCAGGACGCCTTTCGTTCGCGTCGCGCAAATGACTTCGTCGTCCATCCAGCCATTTCTTCCAGAAGCCCACTCCGCCACGCCCGTGCATCCCTCAGCCCAGCACCAGTATATAACCACCACACCACCGCGTGCAAGAAGCAGAATCCAGCCACCATTAGCTTACAACTTCCAACTTCAACCGCAAGAAGCAATCCTTAGCTTACACCTCCAAACCATATCCATCACTCCTCAGCTCTTTGCTGGTGGCACTAGGCCGTAGCATCCATTAATGGCAGAGATGAGCTCGGTGTGCGCGCGGCCCGCGgggttctctttctctttctctggaGCTGGAGGGGTGAAGTGCCAGCACCGGGCGCGTGTCAGGGTGTCGGCCGTGGCGACGGCGCCGGAGCGAGTCGCGACGGCGGCCAAGACTACGATGTACGACGTGCTAGCGGTGGGCACGTCGGCGGGGCCGGTGGAGATCAAGGCGGCCTACCGGCGCGCGGCGCTGCGGTGGCACCCGGACACGTGCCCGGGCGGCGCCGACCGGTTCATGATGGCCCGCGAGGCCTACGAGGTGCTCTCCGACCCCGAGCGCAGGCGGGGCTACGACATCCAGCTGCGCTTCGGCGTTGCTTGCGGTGGCGCCGGATCCTCCCACGCGGCGCCGGGAGCCGGGTGCGCGGACTGGGAGGCGCAGCTGGCCGGACTGCAGTGGCGCGCCGCCGAGGAGGCGCGAGCGGAGACGTGGGGCAACAGGatgcgccggcgcgccgccgcgcaGACGTCGCCGTCGCACTAGTCCAAACCGCCGTTGCTTTGCTCTGCTCTTGTATAGTTCATCGCTGTGGATTTTAACCTAGAGGGTGCAGGACTAGTACAGTACTACAGCGTACAAAAGTACGGTAGGAGTAGCTTTTTTTTTCCTGCCGATGTAGCACGGTAACTATTTTTTatgcttagactgctcatagtgggagtaacatagctagtaacatcacccatctcaagatattttggtgacatggcatgcgaataaatgaagaaagagagtgaggtggtaactagctatgttaccataacatcacacagccCAAGTCAAAATGAGtccacaacataataaatgacacaatgcatgacaccacatataagttactacccactatgaagatggtaacctagactagtaacatggcatatgtagtctaagttactccccactatgagcagccttataGTAACTCGTTTGCTCTGATGTGATCACCTTTTTAAGTGGAAGGTCCAATAGACCTCTGGCTTCTCCGATATTTCCAAGATCTTGTTCCCCACCTTGACAATATGTTCCCTTCTAGAAGGAAACCTGGGCAAACAAAATAAATGTTGGACAACTAAAATTTGTACCCGGCAAAGCATAAAATATGATTATTACTAATGGACAAGTATGACAACCTTTAAACAGAGTAGCAGTATCGCACGTCCTTAGGCATTCGAGAGCACCACAATAAACAAGAAACGGTATGTACAATGATGACAGCCTGGTGCTCCATGTATCATAGGAATAACTTTTTCAGTAGGCAATGACGTTTTTGTAAGTATAGCAAGGCCAAGAAAACTAATATACACGTTGGGCTCAACATCACTAGTAATATGATTTCCCTCTGCTCAATCAATGGATAGACAGCAATTGCGGATTTGCGGGATCTTTCAAAATAATATCTAATAATATAAGACAATCGCCACTGCCATCGCAACCACCCGGCTTCTGGGTTGTTATCGTCATCACAACCACCCACCACCAACAAAGAGTTCCACTTCCAACCTCGAAGAGCCGAGGGGGCCCAAAATGTGCACTGTCGGCCAAACCAAAGAGATCCGAGTCTCCACGGAATGCCTTCAGGAGTTCACTGAACTGAAGGAACATGTCAGTTGGTCATACGCTGATTTCTTGAGAAGTCCAAGCAGCATATCACTGCAACAGGGCCATGAAATTTCCAAGCCGAATCCTTCCTATGCAAAAGGATTGCCAGTTGATACAGTGCTCAACGTTATGTTCCTGAAACAACAGGGTTGATTTCAgcggaaaaaaagaagaagaatggaGTAGATATTAGAGcttcttgagttgctaactaattTTGTCAAGCCAAACTTTTGGATATGTGTATAAATTTGGCTTCCGTTTGATTTCCACAAGGTTGCTGCCAAAATTTTGGCCTTACAAAATATTTAGTTCTTTTGCTGATAACAACAAAAATTAATAACCTTGCCTacttttgacttttttttttgactaTTTACTGTAGGGCAAAAGCCCCACAGCCTCCCTTTATTAAAGAATGTAGCCAAACAGGCTAAAAAAGTTTACAGAGAACAAAAGAGCTATGAGATATAGCAAAACCTAAAACTAAAAAGAACAAACTAGTGAAAAAGAAACCTAGTGTCCATTGCAAAACATGTCCTTTGCAAAATTTTGGTAGCCCAATGTGGCAGCAAACCAAACAAACCCTTGATCCTAACTCTTAGTGGATTCATCTATTTTAGTATGTATTTTCGGTGGTCAAAGGGAAGGAATCAGAAAAGAGGGAAGCGCTCTCAAGGTAGAATCAGTTCCAGGCAAGTATGTCCATTGAAAAGAGTCCCTATCTAGTCTACTcttagtgtgtagattcactcattATGATGTTTATCTAGCTTACTTTAAAATgtctaaaacgtcttatatttgtgAATAGAGGGAGTACAACTCAAGGCAGAGCATATTACCTCAATGGAGAGTTTGGGGCCTGCTCGGCAAGACATGATAGTCCACCTGAATATGTGCAAGTTGTTAGAATCAGCTGACCTTCATgtacaaaagaaagaaaaggcaCCACAATCATATAAAGATGCTAGCAAGTAAAGCTCACCATGTGATCCAGACGGAACATAGGTAGATGTATTGTTGGAGAACCATGATTcaggcaaaccatcaagaaaagaACTTGGTAAATTAGGCAAACCTGCTTGCAACGTGCTCACGTCCATGAACTGCAGATGAAGTGTAATTAAGAAACTGCTAACAAGTACCAGATAGAGGAAGCTGACTAAACACTAAGATATTTTTACATTATCATGCACGCAAGAAAGTACATACTCGCGTGAACGGACTATCTAGCTCTCAATGCAAAATCATAAGTAAAATGGTCTCAATTCTTCAAGGATTTTTTTTACCAAAGCATGCCATCTTGTGAAGTCCAAAGTCGAAAcatgttcaaattcaaatatgcttGTGTAACAGTAGTAATAAAAAATGACTTTTGCAGCTGCCCAAGTTCTAATTGAATTCCCTAATCAAACTGATCTCAAAAGCCACCACAAGTTGGATGATGTATTGACGTATTCAGAACTTCCTATATCATCAGCACATTTGACAAACACAGTGATTGACAACATGCTGATGTCACATGTACCAGAATTGACTTTGTGGAGTTTCAAAGCATTTTTTTTTCTTATGAGTAGGATGTTATTTTTGGGGACCAGTCACATTTTCTAGCCCTTTGAACTAGATGCTAGAATCCTCATCACTCCACATATTATATAAACTCAGAAGTCAACACCCACCATAAACCTAAACTTAACTTGTCCCTCCCAACCTAAACCTCAAATCACGAGTGCTGTCAATGTCATCCTACTCCATGCCCATAGCCGTGGCACCACCACAACTTTGCCACATCTCAACCATCCCCTCGACAGACGGATCCTTTTATAAACTTGGTGAATGCACGAATAGTGATGTACATCCAATTCCAAAGATAAGAAATTTGACTAATGTCACCAAAATGATTCCGCAGTTCTTTAGCAAATCCAAACATATACAATTTAGTTCtctaaattattttattttgttaaaaaaaatgaaagaatAGCAGCAGAATAATTGATACGATGAGTTATTAGGGTAAGATAAAGGTTTGAACTGACAATAGGGCACTGGCTTATCCCTGACGTGGAAGAGAGCCTTGTGCAACCACAACTCCATATTTTTAATTTAATTAGACTGTTAGATTTAAAAATACAATTGTATCCCACATGGATAGTTAAAAAAACTTTCTATCTATAGGTATATTTTATCCTAGACTGCTTCGAATACACATATGTACCTATTACTCACCGGACTGCCCCACTGGCACGACACATAGGACCCAACGCCCATAACAATAACAGTGGCATTATTATGGGAACCTTTTACAATCTATAAAATTTCAACCAGTTACAAAGACCCAACAGTCCTTTTTCGAGAAATCTAAGACCCAGTAGTCTAGGTAAACTTGTCCGTGGAGGGCCATTATCCACAAATTGAAGCATTATCAACTACCCAGAAAGGAGGGATCATAAGAGATCAACGTCAATATATGTTTGTGCTTTTAGCCTTCTATTAATATGGGGTACAAATAATTCAAAGAAGAAATGGTAATACCAGACCAGGAGCCTCTGAATCAGTATCAAACGGAAGATCAAATGGATTTAGCACGGCCTTATCAGCCAAGGTTCTTCCCTGCAAATGAAAGGTTATGTACAAGATCAAATCACATTAGATGGTATAAAATAAAATGTAATAGAGAAGCCATACCAGGGAAGGAGAAGCAGATATTGGAGATGGCTCTAGGAAAGCAGCAAATGGTGCACCTGGAGCTAATTCCTCCATGAACACTTTATGGCAATCACCATCCTGAGATTCCTACAGAGAATAACAGTTAGGACATCCTCTTATTTATGTACCACATGCAAATTTGAACAGGAAAAAGGGCTACCTCTGAAACAACAGAGCAAGTAAACGGATTGCTTGTACCGAGGGAAACATTGACTACATTTTGGTGCTCATTACACAGTGGTCCAGAAGTGGAGTGATCATTAATCATGACACCAGTTGCATCATCAAAAGAATGCCATAACTAGAAATACACAACAAGGAGGAACGGAATGTAAGTTCTGGAGAAGCGGTTAAAACTCAGAATCAACAGAAGGACAGCACGATGACAGCCAAGAAATAACCTCCTATTCAGTTTCATGATTCCTGACCTGAGAGCTTATCCATCCGTTAGTTCTAATACATTCCAGCAATATCAAAGTACTTAATGGGAGATCTTACGGTTTGATAGGAACTAGTGCTACCAGCAGCGACATCACAAACACTGAAAATCCCAAGATTGAGGAATTGCAACAAAGTAGCTTTTGCAAAATTTGTAGCATAGTACTAAGAAAAATATTAGGCTTGTGTGTGGCTTGTGTGTGGTGGCATGTCACACTTTTTGATTAGGCTTCTTTGTCTTTGAACTGTGTGCTTGTAATAAGTTTGGGCCATGTGCAGCAATCAATGCAGAGGCCGAGGTAATGAAAGCTtccattttctaaaaaaaaaaagtagaatcTAACATCAAACAACCCTTTTTCAAAGGTGCATATTAATTCCACATATTCAAAAAAAATACGGAAATGTGATTACATTATTTCTTCACATGGTAATTATTTTCTTTTACTTCCTTATGTTCTTGCAAGTTAGAAGCCAATAATGATACCTCTCCTGTCAGACTTTGAGTGCTGCCAGTAGTGTCATCACAAATGCTCCAAGGCGGAGCAAATTAAAATATATTAACTTTTGTGAGTTGTAAAGCACGTCAAGGCCAGTTCCATAGTGGAACACTGGAACCTCATGATACAATCAACCTTTTTGCCTCCACATATCTCACAATTACAAAGTTTAATACCGTTCTCAAAGTTAATTATCTCATAAACATGAGAAATTcctagagcaatgcaaatgttcctTACCTGAGAGCAACTTGTATCATGAGATATAGCACCAGACTGATTGCTGACTGAAACTTTATCCTTGGAAGTCAGGAACGATGCTGGTCTATCACTTGGTTCGAACAAAAACAAATCATGCCCCAGGGTCTGTTTGTCTATGGAAACTACAAGAGAGCGCCCAGTTACTCCAGGCTGTTTATCTTTTGGAGGCGTGTCAAATGTAGCCCACCCAGCATTGTCTAGTGATGGAGCTTCCAGTGGAATTTTATCAGAAGATGAAATTGTAGGAGGCATATTTGCGAAAAAATCTACAGATGGATATAAGCCAGTTACAAAGTGTTGCTGCAAATTTGGCCGGCTGAAGAGATCCTCTTGTGCACCATTTACAGCATCAGAAAAGGCTACAAAACTTGGAGCTATAAAGTTGTTGGATTCTTGAATTCCGTGAGCAGTCTCAGAACCAAAAAACAAATCAGCTAAGCTTGAGTTTCCAGACTTAAGCGTTGTGGAAGCAATGTTCTCTGCTGATGCAGTTCTCTGTAGAGAAAGGTCTAAACTTATTAAGCAATTTTATGAGATGCAACAAGAAAGGAAAGAGGATGAATTCCGAGATCCATCACCTGGGATTGAGTGATGCCATTAGAATTCAGCATATCTGATTGATTTTGTTCGAAAGGAGCGCTTGAACACCCATCAACGAAGAAATTAGGTGATTCGGGCACTGTTCTAACTGTATCACTCATGCTTGAACCGGAGCAGTCCGAAGTCCTCAATTCCCGAGTGTCATTTGCAAGTTGGTCCACAGACATTCTCTCTTGCAGGCGATTTGAACGGTAAGGCATCTTTCCGTCATGCCCTCGATCTGAACCAGGTTTCCTAGTAAGCATCGCTGGTTGCTTGCCATTGCGTCTTTCTTCATATTGGTAGTCATTAGGTGGGCTCTGAGAAAATGAATGATAGGAACTAGACCTTCTATGTTCTTCTTCATGGGGCTTTTGAATCTGTATAGATGGAATAGAGTATATTTCAGCAAGACTCAATGTAGCCACATATAGTAGGAAAAAATAGGAAAGCCAACCAGAAGAAAGCAATCCTTTGGAGAATAAACCATAAATGAACTTAAATCACAGGTAGCACCTGAATAAGTATTCAGTAACATATATGTATGCTGCAGCAGTCATGCTAAAATTTATCACATGTAAAGTTCGAGACTAACAAAAAACACTTCATCGGTAGTCAAACAAAATATTGAAAATTTAACTAAGGGTACCTGTTTATTATCTCTTGGAGGCTTATCAGAAGATCTCACGCTAGCATATCGTCTCTCCACATAAACAACTCTTATAAATTCTCTAATACTGTTAATGTTACTGTGACGAAAAAAAAATACTGAGTCACAACATGTACCACAGCGTGTTATTTAACAAACCAAAGCATGTAATACATGGCGATGATTCAATGAGTTACTTACCTGCTATCAGGTAGCTGCATTTGCTGGGTATCGAAATCCTTCAGAAACGATTCTCTTGCTCGCTGTATTATTCAGTTTCAGAGTTATGACATCAACCAAAAGGGGAATTTCCAGGGCCCAACCAACAAGCAGTCAGCTCAAGAGATGCCTTTACCTGGTTCCCACCCTTTTGTAGGGCGTCAACCTCTTGCGCAGTGAACTTCGACATTGACACCGATTTTACTCGGTGCGTGAACTCGCGGCTACAAGTGCATCAAATGTGTTAGGATAACAGAAGTCAGCAAATTATTAGCATAGGTAATACTATCAGTTAAGTAAAACCTTCTTCAGAAGGACTAGAATTGGAATACGTTGAGAAGTATATATGCATTCAGTGGATAAGAAATGGGATGTATAAAGCGTGGCAATAATTGACCATAATCTGGAACGGACCCCATCAGTAGAATCGAACCTGATAAGCAGCAAACTGACACAGCCCAACACTACAGCTAAAATTCATCTCTGGATTCCAGCAACTCGAAGAAAGGATCGATCGCACAGGGTCAGGGATGGAATCCAAGAAGAAAAAACACTCACTGGATGCCGCTGCAGGAGATGCAGATGAAGGTCCAGAAGCTGGTGCACACGTACTGCGGCCCCTGCATC includes these proteins:
- the LOC124672634 gene encoding probable ADP-ribosylation factor GTPase-activating protein AGD14, whose product is MAAASRKEEERNERIVRGLLKLPPNRRCINCNGIGPQYVCTSFWTFICISCSGIHREFTHRVKSVSMSKFTAQEVDALQKGGNQRARESFLKDFDTQQMQLPDSSNINSIREFIRVVYVERRYASVRSSDKPPRDNKQIQKPHEEEHRRSSSYHSFSQSPPNDYQYEERRNGKQPAMLTRKPGSDRGHDGKMPYRSNRLQERMSVDQLANDTRELRTSDCSGSSMSDTVRTVPESPNFFVDGCSSAPFEQNQSDMLNSNGITQSQRTASAENIASTTLKSGNSSLADLFFGSETAHGIQESNNFIAPSFVAFSDAVNGAQEDLFSRPNLQQHFVTGLYPSVDFFANMPPTISSSDKIPLEAPSLDNAGWATFDTPPKDKQPGVTGRSLVVSIDKQTLGHDLFLFEPSDRPASFLTSKDKVSVSNQSGAISHDTSCSQLWHSFDDATGVMINDHSTSGPLCNEHQNVVNVSLGTSNPFTCSVVSEESQDGDCHKVFMEELAPGAPFAAFLEPSPISASPSLGRTLADKAVLNPFDLPFDTDSEAPGLFMDVSTLQAGLPNLPSSFLDGLPESWFSNNTSTYVPSGSHGGLSCLAEQAPNSPLRFPSRREHIVKVGNKILEISEKPEVYWTFHLKR